A single window of Neospora caninum Liverpool complete genome, chromosome XII DNA harbors:
- a CDS encoding putative dynein intermediate chain → MSSTEDVGAGMAPLAGEYGELLQEQQRELLRQRLADRQRELEARRQKLRLLQNEQNAALGLSGDVAGSAAIAGEVGKNVSSLMNEVMSSLQNLPKAATATGSGGEKGEASGTPAGAAGATAPLVGKKHRSTPGRNRGDRDSANLAFKVHRPQNVDTTIKPKTVESFDKSVQADLPLETEKEKPPVAAESDAPEATPAQVDAAAKHEPEKKDAEGATSAVEAGPKSQPHEETKALPKPVSEEERKRIMQSPEFEKFFERTTKVVERLLGQEELQGDPFVDYSGAQTNTDALGEKLQRVASYTVPKLTPDRPVLDVRASPHFPEVFLTSYGSAEFGEEGDLEGCVLLWSLAMRERPEYTFTCQSQVCSAIFNCFQPSVILGGTYAGGIVVWDTRAQSKPVQRTPLSSGGHAHPVYSMELVGTKNAHNLVSVDTDGRLCVWSLQMLGAPTETLDMKRGNKEVCIECIAFAENEVNSLVLGTEDGALLQANIHGNKPGVTEAHDSHNGAVTSLRFHPAAAEPGQRDYTGKLSSDYLLLSTSVDWTVKLWSAKRSFAKPLKTFDNYEVYIYDAAWHPTNPALFSCVDGEGHLDLWNLANDWETPAIRVGGTEPGAPPVAKNKVAWSSDGRRVVTGDAKGNVEVWAVANEFLQPRGEEAANFERQIEEAKPDNAPTNMDTANDVTMDFTE, encoded by the exons ATGTCGAGCACAGAAGACGTGGGAGCGGGGATGGCCCCGCTCGCCGGGGAGTATGGCGAGTTGCTCCAagagcaacagagagaactcCTCCGCCAGCGTCTGGCAGACCGCCAGCGGGAGctggaagcgagaagacagaaactcAGGCTTCTTCAGAACGAACAAAATGCTGCCCTCGGCCTCTCGGGCGACGTGGCAGGCTCCGCGGCAATCGCTGGAGAAGTGGGCAAG AATGTCTCCTCGTTGATGAACGAAGTGATGAGCAGCCTCCAGAACTTGCCCAAGGCCGCGACTGCCACTGGGTCTGGCggggagaagggcgaagctTCGGGGACTCCTGCCGGGGCTGCAGGCGCCACGGCGCCGCTCGTCGGCAAGAAGCATCGCTCGACCCCGgggcgaaacagaggagaccgCGACAG CGCGAACCTGGCCTTCAAAGTGCACCGCCCGCAAAATGTAGACACGACCATCAAACCGAAG ACTGTCGAGTCTTTCGACAAGTCCGTTCAGGCAGACCTTCCcctcgagacagaaaaggagaagccgCCGGTAGCGGCCGAGAGTGACGCG CCCGAGGCGACTCCGGCACAGGTGGATGCAGCCGCCAAGCACGaaccggagaagaaggatgcCGAAGGAGCGACGTCTGCGGTTGAGGCGGGCCCCAAGAGCCAACCccacgaggaaacgaaagctCTTCCAA AGCCCGTCTCGGAGGAGGAGCGAAAGCGCATCATGCAGAGCCCCGAATTTGAGAAATTCTTCGAGAGAACCACCAAAGTC GTCGAGAGGCTGCTGGGGCAGGAAGAGCTTCAAGGTGATCCGTTCGTTGACTACTCCGGCGCACAGACAAACACGGATGC GCTAGGCGAGAAGCTGCAACGCGTCGCTTCCTACACCGTTCCGAAGCTGACGCCGGATCGCCCCGTTTTGGACGTCCGCGCGTCGCCCCACTTCCCGGAAGTCTTTCTCACCTCCTACGGATCAGCGGAGTttggggaagaaggcgacttGGAAGGATGCGTTCTTCTGTGGAGTCTCGCCATGAGAGAAAGGCCCGAATACACTTTCACCTGCCAG tCCCAAGTTTGCTCCGCAATCTTCAACTGCTTCCAACCGTCTGTGATTCTCGGCGGCACCTACGCTGGCGGCATCGTCGTCTGGGATACTCGCGCACAA TCCAAGCCTGTGCAGCGCACGCCTCTCAGCAGCGGCGGCCACGCTCACCCG GTTTACTCGATGGAGCTCGTGGGCACGAAGAACGCGCACAACCTCGTCTCGGTCGACACGGACGGTCGCCTTTGCGTATGGTCCCTCCAGATGCTCGGCGCGCCGACG GAAACGCTGGACATGAAGCGGGGAAACAAGGAAGTCTGCATCGAGTGCATCGCGTTTGCCGAGAACGAAGTTAACTCTCTGGTTCTCGGGACTGAGGACGGAGCCCTGCTGCAGGCCAACATCCACGGAAA CAAACCTGGTGTCACAGAGGCCCACGACAGCCACAACGGCGCCGTcacctctctccgctttcacCCCGCCGCTGCTGAGCCTGGACAAAGAGACTACACAGGCAAGCTCTCGTCAGACT accttcttctctccacgtctgTCGACTGGACTGTCAAACTATGGAGTGCGAAA CGATCTTTTGCAAAACCTCTGAAAACGTTCGACAACTACGAGGTCTACATCTACGACGCAGCCTG GCACCCGACAAATCCCGCACTCTTCTCATGCGTCGACGGCGAAGGCCACCTGGACCTCTGGAACCTCGCAAACGACTGGGAG ACTCCTGCAATTCGCGTCGGAGGAACCGAGCCGGGAGCGCCTCCCGTCGCGAAAAACAAAGTGGCGTGGAGCAGCGACGGTCGGCGAGTGGTCACCGGAGACGCAAAGGGAAATGTCGAAGTCTGGGCTGTGGCGAACGAG tTCCTCCAAccgcgcggagaagaagctgcaaaCTTCGAGAGGCAAATCGAAGAGGCCAAGCC GGACAACGCCCCCACCAACATGGACACTGCGAACGACGTTACGATGGATTTCACAGAGTAG